In the genome of Perca fluviatilis chromosome 4, GENO_Pfluv_1.0, whole genome shotgun sequence, one region contains:
- the cass4 gene encoding cas scaffolding protein family member 4 yields the protein MNKLAKALYDNTAECADELAFRKGDIIMVIDQNVAGTSGWWMCSLYGRQGLAPANRLQLLPQTGTTARSLSHDTEKPKLTDADDSAQNIYQIPSVPRLSSSPAYERMDMIYKVPSTPLSASKSPVQPALSHSTEGPEGKKASFFSMVSSPTGGVYDVPSQARRVSLSTASTAPRRLPRKHSLIPISVLEKRLDSLESLKCSNPEDSYVYAVPPPLHQDPNYDIPVPSATEAQQKMMGGYNTLPGPHKPEWIYDVPVGPEKQSPPQGSYHDTICRQLYDTLPARAWPIQRGSPTLSLYDIPKPSSLDIPSPPKVLPRVPIYDKPPTQRLTEELVYAVPPQEEPLTRVHSDPSSDHIPLECRGDSSNAHELTRVHLQRMRNFLACTSFCDLPGSGESLVQEDDKRGSTLHLSAADSQRISTASSSSTSSCDSLALSSSSPEPRREVTLCQDEACRRLLDLQESVCKAVPRLMEFVSSHWRSKEHLEKHLKEIKEAAEVIACSLTCFLYFVLDVKGNARRLNDANLQTRLYKQLSIVEDSGVILQQTVSALNIAGWPLNTLCQDPGQVQTPDQLERFVMVARTVPEDVKRLVSIINANGKLLFRVPQKAAEPLNTTGHPETKKSPDGSAQGGDIVEDDNDYVELQTKNDFEKQQTEVQKEPKANATSVSSTAQADNNSSESGSGTKKPQPPSMSEHCRLYFGALQKAIRGFVGSLRDGQPPENFISQSKLVIMVGQRLVNTLYREAQSGDSTQSLLYKSNHLCALLKQLAVATKKAALHFPDKQALHEAQEFAKELAQRAQHFRISLDL from the exons ATG aacaaaCTTGCGAAGGCTCTGTATGACAACACTGCAGAGTGCGCAGATGAGCTGGCTTTCAGAAAAGGGGACATCATCATGGTGATAGATCAAAACGTGGCTGGCACCAGTGGATGGTGGATGTGTTCTCTTTATGGACGGCAGGGTCTGGCCCCTGCAAATAGACTGCAGCTTTTACCACAAACTGGAACCACTGCACGCTCATTAAGCCACGACACAGAAAAACCCAAATTAACTGATGCTGATGACAGTGCGCAAAATATCTACCAGATCCCGAGTGTACCCCGACTCTCTAGCAGCCCAGCTTATGAACGCATGGACATGATCTACAAGGTCCCATCAACACCTTTATCGGCTTCAAAAAGTCCAGTCCAGCCAGCACTTAGTCACAGCACAGAAGGACCTGAGGGAAAAAAG GCTTCATTCTTCAGCATGGTGTCCAGTCCAACAGGGGGGGTTTACGATGTTCCAAGCCAAGCAAGACGAGTTTCTCTTTCCACT GCATCAACAGCTCCAAGACGTTTGCCACGAAAACACTCACTGATTCCAATTTCAGTGCTGGAGAAAAGATTAGACTCCCTGGAGAGTTTAAAGTGTAGCAATCCAGAAGACTCTTAT GTGTATGCAGTTCCACCACCTTTGCATCAAGACCCAAACTATGACATCCCTGTTCCCTCGGCCACAGAAGCTCAACAGAAGATGATGGGTGGATACAATACCCTTCCAGGCCCCCACAAGCCTGAGTGGATTTATGATGTGCCAGTGGGTCCTGAGAAACAAAGTCCACCCCAAGGCTCCTACCATGATACCATTTGCAGGCAACTCTATGACACTCTTCCAGCACGTGCTTGGCCCATTCAAAGAGGCAGTCCAACTCTTTCGCTTTATGATATACCAAAACCCAGTTCGCTTGACATCCCAAGTCCACCCAAAGTGCTGCCAAGGGTCCCGATTTATGACAAGCCCCCAACTCAGAGGCTTACAGAGGAGTTAGTATATGCGGTTCCCCCACAGGAGGAACCTCTCACACGAGTTCACAGTGATCCTTCCAGTGATCATATACCCCTAGAGTGCAGGGGCGATTCAAGCAATGCTCATGAACTCACCAGGGTGCATCTGCAGCGAATGAGAAACTTCCTGGCATGTACGTCTTTCTGTGACCTTCCTGGAAGTGGGGAGTCACTGGTGCAGGAGGACGACAAACGAGGTAGTACCCTACATCTCTCTGCAGCAGACAGTCAAAGAATCAGCACGGCCTCCAGCTCCTCCACCAGCTCCTGTGACTCTCTGGCTCTGAGCTCGTCCTCACCCGAGCCTAGGCGAGAAGTGACGCTCTGTCAGGACGAGGCCTGTCGCAGACTTCTGGACCTGCAGGAGTCCGTTTGCAAGGCCGTCCCCCGTCTCATGGAGTTTGTCAGCAGTCACTGGAGGAGCAAAGAACATCTGGAGAAACACCTGAAGGAGATCAAAGAAGCAGCAGAGGTGATTGCATGTTCTTTGACTTGCTTCCTATACTTTGTCCTGGATGTTAAAGGCAATGCCCGTCGTTTGAACGATGCCAACCTTCAGACGAGGCTCTATAAACAGCTGTCCATCGTAGAAGACTCAGGTGTGATTCTACAACAAACAGTAAGTGCTCTAAACATAGCTGGCTGGCCCCTTAATACACTCTGTCAGGACCCTGGGCAGGTGCAGACACCTGATCAACTGGAGCGCTTCGTTATGGTGGCGCGCACTGTTCCAGAGGACGTCAAGCGCCTGGTGTCCATCATCAATGCCAATGGCAAGCTTCTGTTCAGAGTCCCTCAGAAAGCTGCAGAGCCTCTCAACACCACAGGTCACCCAGAGACAAAGAAAAGTCCTGATGGAAGTGCACAGGGAGGGGACATAGTGGAGGATGACAACGACTATGTAGAGCTCCAG ACTAAGAATGATTTTGAAAAACAGCAGACGGAAGTGCAGAAGGAACCAAAGGCAAATGCCACATCAGTCTCTAGCACGGCACAA GCTGATAACAACTCCTCTGAGTCCGGCAGTGGCACAAAAAAACCTCAACCACCCTCCATGTCAGAGCACTGCCGGCTTTACTTTGGTGCTCTCCAGAAAGCCATCAGGGGATTTGTGGGCAGCCTTCGGGATGGCCAGCCACCAGAGAACTTCATTTCGCAAAGTAAGCTGGTGATCATGGTAGGCCAGAGACTGGTGAACACCCTGTACAGGGAGGCCCAAAGTGGAGATTCCACCCAGAGCCTCCTGTATAAGAGCAACCACCTTTGTGCTCTCCTAAAGCAGCTGGCTGTGGCCACCAAGAAGGCGGCGCTGCACTTCCCAGATAAGCAAGCTCTGCACGAGGCTCAAGAGTTTGCAAAGGAACTGGCCCAAAGAGCACAGCACTTTCGGATATCGCTTGATCTCTGA